The Triticum aestivum cultivar Chinese Spring chromosome 5A, IWGSC CS RefSeq v2.1, whole genome shotgun sequence genomic sequence catttgaggccttcttaattatgtttttgatcatgccaaaatctggtgtcaacaataACCTGATGTACTGTTGTAAATTTTGGCATGTTTGCGTGGATTTTTTTTCACCCGATGAATCACTCTTAGTCATGTGCTGTAATTTTCGGGTAATGTCGAATTTGTTTTTGGTCAAATATCAGTTCAGTTTCATGAATACAACTATCACTTTTGTTTTGCCTAAGTTTGGCTAACGCACAATGTTAACTCCTCAACTCACACAACAGTGAATGAAGAACTAACAAATCCAACAACTTTGATTTGTTCGTACCATTTTATCATCGCTAAGTTTCATTTGACTGGTTTCAGTTTGCTTTCATTCAAAGTTTTTGGTCTTCAGATCACACAATGTGATTCATGCAAAACaattactcccttcgttcccaaatataagtctttttatagattccaacaagtgactacatacagagcaaaatgagtgaatgtatactctaaaatatgtctacacacATCCGTAttttgtagtccatttgaaatgtttaaaaagacttatatttaggaacggagggagtagttgtctaACGTTTTTTTTCACCTTCTATTCGATTGTGCGTTGTCACGACTACATCATTTCGCCTTCACTATAGTTTTTGAATTTTTATATATTGGGTTATATCATTTTCATGCTAACCATATTTTTTTGTCTCTTCTTGTTTTTGGGTTATGTCTATGTCCGAGGCTTCCTTTTCTAATTAGATTCTAATTTCTTTTTAGCGATTCATTATTGTTATGTGAGAATTAGTGTTGTTGATTTTTAGATTTTATAATTTTGAGGTACGAAGttacaatttttatttttgttacaaTTAAACTTGAATTACTATTATAATTGTTTCCATACCAGCATGGAATTTTTTATTCATTATTGTCCTCTCAGAATTAATGTTgttagtgtttatatatatattgaGATTGAGCCGGACATCATATTGAGATTGACGTAGTCGCCGCAGACGCCTTCGtagtcgatgggaacgtctcctcccactgaacgcggaTCGCCGGAAGGTTTGAATAAATGCAGGAAAGAACGAGCAACAATATCAACTCTAGGGCTTGAATTCTTGTCGGCTGTGGATATCACTGTCCTTCTAACCATACAATCACATGTTGGTTTGTTTTTACCGTTTTATAGTTGTATATGACTGATGtgctgttttttgttttttgcatctTAGCCTCGATTTTTTTCAATGGTTCGCTTTTAGTCCTCAAGAATTGAGTGGGTTGAAGTTTGTGAGCAATGACAAATTTGTTTCAGTCGAATGTCAGCTCTGTTTCATATATACAATTTTCATGTTTTATTGGCTGATTTTGTTGTTGTTGAAGGTCAGTTCGTTTTCAGTTGAATGTGAAATAGACACTTCCGAGAGGAAAACCGCAGCACGTGAAGACGATCCAATGCTCACCAGAGAGAGACAAATCTGCCTGTTCTAGAAAAAACAGAGACAATGCCCCCCTCCATTCATCACTTTCACCACCATTAATAATGGTTAGGATGTCAAATCAATGTCGCTGGGTGTGTGGGAGTAGTGAATGGATTTGAGTGACGGGAAGGCGGCTGCCACATCAGGGGAGCTGCGGCGTTTCCATCTCTGGGGCTGGTTGGTGCGAGGTGATGATTGATAAGGATAATGAAACTGACTCACACCGACCACACGATGAAGAtataataaataaagaaaagaaaagacccAAAATCTAAACTTACATAGTACTGTACATGATAATATTATTACGATCTCTCGCGTATGAGCGTGATTATTGTTTGTTGAATAGCGAAGCTTGCATGCAGAGGTGAATGTTGATATCACTACGAACATGTGCTCATGCGTGCAAGCAATGCATGGACGACGATCGATTACTGTGGTAGCTTGTTGATCTTGCAGTACATGTAGTCCTCGAACGTCTTGGCCTTGTAGTCGTACTTGGCAGggatctcgccggcgacgaggcgcggGTGCGGCGCGACGACGTACTCTAGCCGCGGATGCACGAACACAGGCCACGACATCCGCGTCTTCTCCTTGCTCACCGTCACCCGGTGCAGCACCGCCCTGTACCTCCCATTGCTCAAGATCTGCCACAAACATATTCTCGGACGTTCACTTGACGAGACGGTACGATCAAAGGGAAGAACAAATGGAGTGTTAGCTTGCCTCAATCTGGTCGCCGACGTTGACGATGAGGGCGCCTGGCACGTGCTCGACGTCGTACCAGCGCCCGTCCTTGGACACCTGGAGGCCCGGCACGTCGTCGGCTACGAGGACCGTAAACGCGCACAGGTCGGTGTGCGGCGCGAAGCCGAGCACGAGCTCCGGCTCCGGGCACGGCGGGTAGAAGTTGACCTTCTGCATGAGCACcaggccgtcgtcgccgccgccgaacGCCTCCGCCATGGCGCCCTCCTCCAGGCCCAGCCCCGCCGAGAGGCGCTCCAGTACCTCCCGCGTCAGCCGCCTCATGTGGCCACAGTACGCCTCGTTGGCCTCCCGGTACCCCCTAGGTTTCTCCGGCCAGAAGCCGTGGTTCACCGCGGCCGGCGGCGAGATGGTGTGGAACAAGTTGTCGGACCATATCTTCCTGTCGCCGGGGCTCCTCTGGACGCTGGAGCCGTAGCCCTCGGTCTTCCCCGAGGCCGGGTCCATGGCGTACCGCTGCTTCTCCTCCTGAGGGAGCGCGAAGAACTCCCGCCCCACGCGCTGCAGCTCCGCCACGGCATCCGCCGGCACGCCGTGGTTCACCGCCTGGAAGATCCCCCATTCCCTCGCCGCCTCCACCATGCGGCTGCCGGCGTCCGGCAAGGACATGTCGACCACTGGGATCTGCAGCGGTGAGGCCCCGCGGAAAGTGGTGGCGGGCGGCCGCTCGTGCTCGGGCCGCACGAACTCCGGCGGGAGCGCACCCAGCGAGGACGCCAGCACCTGCACGCTCTGCACCACCCCCGCCATACCTCGAATCAACCAGCTCAAGATTTATATTTGTGCAGATCTCGCGCCTTCTGCGTCTATATGCCGGCCGGGCGCATATTTGTACTGCCCGCTGTGCCGCGCCCGATGTTTTAGTTGTTTTATTATTATTAGTTTTTTTAGAAATGTTCTTTTTAATGATTGATTTTTTTGCCGGAAGTCCCTTTAATAATTGATGATTGCTCACCACGCAGCGTGGTGAGAAATGTTTTGTACTCTCCCTCCAATCCAAATCGAGTGTTGTAGTTTTGAATTGAGGTTAGTTTAAAACTACGACATTTGTTATGGATCAGAGGTAATAGTTGTTTTGGTTTAGTTGGGTATGCATCATACATACTACTACAGAATACCTCACGCGTCGCCGCAGGAATAAATTGCAATATATTTTACTGACATGGTTGTATGAAACATGCATAGTTGAAGTAATAATAGATAAAAGGTTTTTTTTTTACATCTGTGCACCTGGTttcttagctctactcattcatctcgcgctcttaacttttgctcactttttccCACATCCGGACTTTTGCTCTTAGAACAGGTCACAACGGACGTTGTCGTCGGGTCAATGGCTTGAccattaactctgacgagtggggccgcactggactgtgtcgtccgttggacctgacaagtggggccgcgttgggcggtgtcgctgttcgaccgttgggtgtcccttgcattaaacgcctGCGCGCGTCACCACGagagaagcctgctatgcatgcacctaGCAAGTCTGCCTGCATGCGTCGCTGAGCGCCGCCAcaacagaagcctgctatgcatgcaccgaGCAAGTCTGCCTGCATGCATCGGTGCACGCCGTCACGATGCGCCGACCGAACCTGCATGCATCGATGCATGCCGCCACGATGCACTGATCGAGCCGCTTTCGTGCACGCCATCCGCCACAGATGCAACAACGGTCGCTaccgctggttcctctcttctcaCACGCTTGTCTCCTTGATTTAGAGCATTGTTTTTTTAGATCAGTTTCAGCCTTTTTGATTCACTCGCATCTGCACCTGTTTTGCTACGACAAATAAATTGAACAATATGTTTTATATTtttgtggctgcatgcactagctaggtggctacatatttgtgacttgtgtaaaaaaaagagaagggttcgttgtggctgcatgcactaggtggttactaacaaagcgAGCTCTATAAGAAAACAATTAACaaatatgtagatagggccaacaagcccaagcttgatcacatagttcaaactaggaagaacttaataatagaatagatatAAAACTTaataaaagggccaacaagcccataatagcttcaacatagttcaattacaacttaacataacatagactaaaaaaacAGATAAAGGGTTTAGAACCCTAGTCGCCGCCTTCTCCGCCTCGCTCCTCCTCTAGGAgcccttcactgctcctccgaggcgttgtcgatggggtacggaagagtgtgcatgcgcggcgtggtggggaagatgttggtgtactccgtgaacatgttgtgggtggttaaagcgatgaactcgcagccacatcaaaacacccggccgagaaggtagaaggcgtcgaatgtgttggtgaagtggggaATGAGAGCAACCACCAAcccgttttggatgacctcctccacgcgaaacatcgttggagatccccgCGGGAGGTGGCGGTAGTCGACCGCGAGGAAGAACGGTGAAGTCCGTTGCGGTCCTccaccttgatatcgcccacacatgTAGTGTGCGCTCAACGtacacgccggtagggtagagcctctccggcacagtgggtgggaagcggtaggttggtcctgtgtactgcatggctgaggggtgtgcagaagaaggagaaggggtcgaagagcaagaagggcagatggcagaggatgggagatggatgagggatggcagaggcagagggtggcttaaatagacatagtgctacgtgttatttcgCCATGGCAATAACgggtcaaatgtgaagtagccCGTTTTCACACCCATCGCGGTATCGGGaatgtacacgcgtgggaaaccgtggtttgaaaagaagaagaagaaaaaagctaATTAcacgcgtgggaatccgtggtcatatatataatatgaacaaaaagagacaatttttgaatagtttgtggccattttgcatgataaaaataaatttggtcattttgcatttgtattgAACAAAAAAACCTAATTTTTCTAGGCAATGTCAATTATTGTGTAATTCGAAACGATGCAAAAAATAGAGCAAGCACGTTCACAAAAAaaagagcaaacgatgcaaaaaaaagacgcaattcgacggcccaaccaAAGATTGGTTTCCTTGTGTGCCCAGTAACTACGTTTTTTTTGGagagtcagtggtgggcgagcagccgagcacaaccaacaggatcgcctcttgcggatcgccccacgatccaatgATGCGGAGCCATCCATGTGATCCAATGGCACGGAGCCTGCACGCAGCCTGCCCAtcgaattccttctagaagacgacatctgagggctgtcgcttggctccagggtatgatcggacggctgacgttcGGAGTTAGGGTTAGGCGGAATCCCACGGGTTTTaaaggggttttgagctggtcaacgggttTTCCAAGGCTTTGACTGAGTATAACTAatttaaaaagaataaaaaaagtatGAAACCTCGTCATTCGTCATTTTATAAGACACACAAacaaggaaaaatactaaacttggtatacAGACATTTAAAAAAACCTAGCTGGCACGaccgaggtcaaatgagcaccattaagtAAAAAATATCAAGAAAATATAAAACCtgtgcacaatgttgtcttatgtgacatgttaccaaccaaaaatcataaacttagtctatgatcattttcatgaaaaaaccttcacacatatgagttATCACATACAatatttcatagagttcaaggggAGGAGATAGGGTTACCTTttgtttttgaaaaattaaaaaaaaatcaaaaaaatcaccaaagctttatttcatagtgaataagaaggatctgaacttagctTTCCATTTCCATATTTTAAACTTGTTTTTAATAgttttttatattaaagcatatttttaaaaaaatctagaaatatgaagattaattcaaaaaatagtgagacttcgaatctacactatatagattgaatatGTGTTAATAGAAaatatttggctcatttagagtaggtccaaaaaaaatTGATTACAAATGGGGCTGCTTACCCTAGCCTCAAAGGTCATTTGGAGCAcattctcaaattcaaatttctttgacctcctctaaattatctcaaattttgcacacatgatctcctacacaaacatagataggttgccaaggttttttttttgaatttttttgaatttatactatCCTGTCGAATGTCAGTTTAAAACATCGGATAATGAGACATGCTGGTGAGGAAACACATGCATTTAACTAATAGACATGAGACAAGTAATTAGGATAATACTCTTTTATTACAAAAATCATTACATattcattcaaatgttgttttttgctctgttattggaatatctatatcaatataaaaagaTTCGAagaggcagatccaattaatctcaaccatcaaatcatgtcaatccaacgacctagactgcttcaatgttgagcgctcaacacgtttagcgtgcagttaatttcatgccaaatatagtgctaatcacataataacatgtaaataatatcctacttaatatccgcatgcacttaatatacttccaaattaacgtgcattgcacgtacacatttacTAGTTTGATAAAATGATGGACtatttgctctttttttttgcaaaatgtctGATTAGTGAAGCAACACTAAAACAACATATATGATCATTGCAACACCTAAACTTTAAAAATAAACATTGAAAAAAAATCATAGCAGACAAATTTAAAAACACACAAATACCCAATATAGatagccacatgcatatatattATGTAAAAATGTCAACTTGTATTTTTTTAAAGTCGACATGTATTTGATAAAcgaataaaaaacaaaaaatatctaAACAATTAAATAAAAAGCCGATAGGGGAAACTCGCAGAAAAAAAAAACGAGTGGAGGCTTCTAAGGGCATGGCCAATGCATGGCCCCAAGGTGATGCCTcacatgccatgtaggatcggatgtcagaaaaagtaggttcggatagggaagcgAGATCCTCTGTAGGAGACGGGTGCTTGGAGAAAAAAAGTACGGCCCCGTGCATAAAATTGGAAAAGTTGAAGTAAAAAGTAAGGATGCATGTATAATAAGAGTCCACTTTATATTCTTTGATAATGTTCACTAATAGTAGCTTGCACTGGGGAGGAAAATATCAATATAAATACCTCAACCTACTTTTTATTATGAGGCATCTATATTCATATGCTACCATTGTACATACCCTAAAACATGTCTGTAGACAGCACGGCTAGGTGCCGCTCGCCTCGAGTGCTACTAAGGCTCGCCTCCTGATAGCAGAGTTTGGGCTGGCCGAGTATCCACGGCTTGTCTGCTGACATCATATtgctgtgtgcgtgcgtgcgtgtgctttctttatttttttattcaaaTTTTTGTTTCCTTGTTTAACTTTTTGTAAAAAATGTTAATCTCGCATATAAAAATGTAAGTgtgtataaaaatatattttagatgtataataaaaaaaattaaatgtgAATCATAAAAAGTAGAAAACACAATCATGTGCATGGAAAATGGTAATCGTATGTACGGAAAAAGTTATATAATCTAAACAATGTTCTTATAATTCACAAAAAAGAATTCATCCATTAAACAAATTTACAATACATTCAAAAACTGTTCAGTTGTTTCAAAATGTGTTCaagaaatttgaaaaaatattcgtaCACCGCTAATCTTGCATTTGAATAATGTCAACCATCTATACAAAAATGTCTCTATCCTATACGAAAAATGTATATATATGAATGTATAAAAATAATAAATACGGAAAATGTTAATAATATGTACGAATATGTCATGCGTATTTACGAAAAATGTGACAAATATAGAATAGCACACATTGAAAAAGAAATGTACgtagaatttcaaaaaatgtttatacaaatgttcaaaatgtattttttattcaATAATTCCATACATTCAAAAAATGCACGTCACATTTATTAAAATATTCACAAGTTTCAAAAATgtgtttgtgacatttaaaaaaatgtttttacAATGTACTAAAAATGTTTTCATAGTTCAAACAATAGCATTAAAAATGTCAACATGTAAatgaaaaaatattgaacatgTATTAGAAAAAATAATTCAAAACATGTTTTTGTAAAAATAATATtagacatgtatttgaaaaatgttcgatAGTTATAAAACTAATGTTTTAAATACATACGGAAAATGTATAGCCTGTTTGAAAGAGGTATACATCTATTGTAAAAATAAAACCAATGAAAAATAACAAAAAGAAACAGAATAAAAGTGAAGAAACCAAGAAACCGAAGAAAAACCAGAAAGGAACAAAGAAAACTAGAgtataaagaagaaaaagaaatgaaaaataccatggagaaaacaaagaaaaacgaAGCAcaaaagaagatgaaaaagaaacaCAGAAACCGGTGATAAAACAAATGAACaaagagaaaacaaaacaaaacaaaaataaaataacgaGAAAGGGGGAAAACGGAGCGACCGAACTCTACTACGATCACTACGAGCCAAAACAAAGCAAACATACTCACACAGCGTTCTACAAAGTGGGATGGCCCGCTACGGAATCCCATAGGTGATTCCTATTAGGAATCTATATAGGTTATATACAGCCGTCGACATGTGTCATCTTCCTACACAATTTCTGACAAAGCAGTGGACACGCCACCGTCATCGTGGTTAGCCATCTTCTTTCGCCGGACGGTGCCCTGCAAAGCTGTGCTTAGTGGCCTTACGCTCTAAACTGTGCCTAGTGGCCTTTTTGCACCTCCCTGCAAGCCTGCAAGTAGAGTGATGGTGTTCCATTAATTCAATTATGACTGTTAAACCTTCACCTCTCTCAGAAAAATGTTAAACCTTGATCAAATATTCGTTGGATCATAGGAAACAATTGTCTAAGTATGTGCGGTCGCGGGCACACTGTGTCGCTGCGCATGGCTCAAAGCACGTTGTGTCGCTGCGCATGCAGACTGctcaaaagcaaaaaaataaataaaaaatagatAGATAGCCCACGATCAGGACATCGTGCTGCGTCTATTTTCGTTGAGCCTTATTCCCCGTCCAAGTTCCAAGTTGCAGGCGCCCGTTATAGGGCATTTTGCTAATGGGTGCCTGCAGCGCTCCCGTGCTGGGCCAGCCCATCTAGAGTTTTTAGCTTTTGTGTGTTTAAATccgcaaaaaaaaaattcaaactagcGACCTCCCTCCTCTAGTTAGGCTAGTCTAACCACCACGCCACCGAGCGTGAAATGTTAAGATTTaaccttttcttcttttcttcttttatttttcttttccttgtttcatttttttgtttcCGCTTTTCCTTTTTGTGTTTTCCTTTTTTCGTTTTCTGTTGTTTGTTTTCTTCTTCATTGTTTGCAAATACGTGAACTTTTTCTTGATTTGATGTGCTTTTTATGAAAATTGTATGAACGTTTTAAAAATTGTGCACTATTTCAAaagttcatgaacttttttcaattccgatgaacttttttaaaatcaatgatttttttttcaaaatcgatgattttttcCCCAAAATCAGTGAACTATTTTTCCAATTCAATGaacctttttttttaatttcgaTGAACTTTCTGAAATTCAATGATTTTTTAAAAACATTGATGATTTTTCATGAACTTTGTTTGAATAGAAGAAGTTTTTTGAAATCTGAGAACTTTCAAATGTTGTTCACTTTtttcaaaaattatctttttacaaaatgtatttaatttttttttgaaaatctaAGCTATAAACTAATGAGCTGTCGCTCACAACAATCCCTGGTGAGCTGGCCCACGAATGCGAGGCGACGCGAATTGAATTCTGTCTTATAGCAAAAAAAGATGGAACTACCAAGAATCGAACGCTCACACctaaagtagtactccctccgtccggaattactcgTCGGAGAAATAGATAAAagtggatgtatctaaaactaaaatgcatctagatacatccattcctccgacaagtattttcggaggAGGGAGTATACATGTTTGCCTAACCACTGGACCTTCTTCCGGCTAGTTACTAAATTCATATCGAATTAGTTAAGAACGATGGTAGCCGCGCTATCTATTGCATAAAATATTGTACAATTTACTTTATAGCTTAGATTTTCgaattttttaaatatattttgaaAAAGTTAATTTAACAAAAATCCACACCAGTTCCCAAGTTCCAATCCAGGGCCTTGCCGGCAAAATCTGAGGCCCTGTCCGAAACTAAAAAATGAGACCCTATCTCACAGAAAAAAATATAAACTAACGAGCTATTATAATGTACATATATCTTGTAGAAAAatattataatgtatatataataTAATGTCTTACATAACAATTGGACAACTTATTTGTCTCTGTCTGACCATCTCTAGAATCATTGTAAGGAACAATTGCAGATGCAAGGGAAAAAGGATCAGTAGATTACCAGATGACACTTGCTGTGCTTCTTTTCTAACAAATCTGTCCATACCACATTTATAAGATTTATTAATTAAATTTTGTTCTTGTGCTTTTCTCTTGCGCTTATAGGCACCAGACTGATGTTTCCCCATGATGAGTCAAATCTGTAAAACACAAGttaaagaagatgaataaaataaaattgaAGTTATACAGTAGCATATGTCAATTGGAGATCATGCGTCAATGTTTGACAATTAGATGAACCGTCTAACTCTCCTAGTTTTGGGTCCTGTCTAATAGAACCAATCTCTAACGAAGTAACGATCCGTGTCAATAGTTAATTAGGAAAATTAAGAATTAGTAATAGAAACCAAAGTTAATCGAAAAGAAGGACTCGCTAAGCACCTGGAGGCTAGAATCGGTCAATAAGATGAGACAACGTTGTCAGCAGCTCTACGGATGATCCAACGACAACACCTGATGCGTTACAGGGCGATCCGGCAAGAGAGCAGCAGGCCCGGCCCAAGAGAAGCGTTCAAGCTCCAGCTCGTCTAGGCGGCCCAGAATGGGCCCGCTAACTAAATACTATTTAGCTGTACAAGTGGCTCTgtagtgtgtggtggtggtggcggcctcGGCCGAGGTTGGATAGGATAGTTGGTGTGAGTGTTGGTTGGCTCTGTTCcgtccttcttcttcctcaatttGAATTCTCATGTAATACTTGAGATCTGAGCATATGAATTAAGATAGATCGATCGGAGTGATTCGTTGCTTACAATTGGTATAGAGCTTCGATCCTGGCACAACAAGCTCTGCTCCATCATCCCCATGCGACGAGGTTCGCGACGCGCCGCCGCCGTGAAGCCATTGAGAGCATGTCGCTGGTGACGAAGGCGGTGTACGAGTTCCTCAAGGCCGACTTGACGGAGTCTCTCGACGTACGCTTCAAGCGCCAAGAGGAGGAAGCGGCTAAGTCGATGCGGTCCATCGTGGGTGATCTGACGACGCGCATCGACGACCTCAAGCTTTCGATTGGCGTCAACATGGATGAGCTTCGTGCTGGGATGGAACGCCCGCCTTCCGCCTCCACTTCGCCCACACGAGGTCGACCGCCGGCAAGCCAATTCACGTCCGCCAACGGAGATGCCGTCCCTGAGGGCAGCCGGTCTGCTCCAGCGGCAAAGGGAAGGGATCATGCTCCGTACATTCCACCACCGGCCAGAGGTACAAGACCCGACCATAATCCAGTATTCAGTTCGCGGCTGGCTAAATTACACCGAGAGAATACTGACACATATGGATTTGCACCGCGCATCGATCTGCCCCGTTTTGATGG encodes the following:
- the LOC123108371 gene encoding flavonol synthase/flavanone 3-hydroxylase, which codes for MAGVVQSVQVLASSLGALPPEFVRPEHERPPATTFRGASPLQIPVVDMSLPDAGSRMVEAAREWGIFQAVNHGVPADAVAELQRVGREFFALPQEEKQRYAMDPASGKTEGYGSSVQRSPGDRKIWSDNLFHTISPPAAVNHGFWPEKPRGYREANEAYCGHMRRLTREVLERLSAGLGLEEGAMAEAFGGGDDGLVLMQKVNFYPPCPEPELVLGFAPHTDLCAFTVLVADDVPGLQVSKDGRWYDVEHVPGALIVNVGDQIEILSNGRYRAVLHRVTVSKEKTRMSWPVFVHPRLEYVVAPHPRLVAGEIPAKYDYKAKTFEDYMYCKINKLPQ